A single Ziziphus jujuba cultivar Dongzao chromosome 11, ASM3175591v1 DNA region contains:
- the LOC107431710 gene encoding cytoplasmic tRNA 2-thiolation protein 2 isoform X2, with the protein MDLDKKPNLTMTNKKGSKALRPNSSLLAIEAELCGAFNMACNGSDSGCRSNCYRNRDEEDEEVAAVPSPETKPVANGNNQGLCIKCKANQPMSFAGRRTDDDARFCGDCFRSNLFGKFRLAVTSNAMICPTDNVLVAFSGGASSRVALQFVHEMQHKAQKNFDASRDRSLPVFGVGVAFIDESSIFTVPEDEVTKGIEDIRLIVSSLTPPTKELHVVPIESLYSSDSNDGSDRLKKLLDAVCDATGKEDLLVYLRMLSLQKIASENGYNRLVLGSCTSRIACHVLTATVKGHGYSLPADIQYVDSRWGVPVVLPLRDCLIQELNMLCHLDGLKTVELNKNPSSSINGLVSSFVTLLQEENPSRECTIVRTAGKLTPFHFNRIPEINDSNVPLATQRRQKRYNLKPTESISSESFCPICNSPLSKSDLLSFKNVESCDTNSVLFSAACCSSCRFQILPKDPSSVGDFYSLLPQPVVARAKCGSADNYSLLREQIKDCILSDSEDET; encoded by the exons ATGGATTTGGACAAAAAGCCCAATTTGACAATGACCAACAAAAAAGGGTCAAAAGCCCTACGCCCAAACTCATCGCTCCTCGCCATTGAAGCTGAGCTGTGCGGAGCTTTTAACATGGCGTGCAATGGTTCTGATTCTGGCTGCCGATCCAATTGCTATCGAAACagagatgaagaagatgaagaagtggCGGCCGTTCCCTCACCAGAGACTAAACCAGTTGCTAATGGTAATAACCAAGGTCTATGCATTAAGTGCAAGGCCAACCAGCCTATGTCTTTCGCAGGCCGTCGCACCGATGATGACGCACGCTTCTGCGGTGACTGCTTTCGAAGCAATCTTTTCGGCAAGTTTAGGCTGGCCGTTACCTCCAACGCCATGATTTGTCCCACTGATAACGTCCTCGTTGCCTTTTCTGGAGGCGCTTCTTCCAG AGTTGCTTTGCAGTTCGTACATGAGATGCAACATAAAGCACAGAAGAATTTCGATGCGAGTAGGGATAGATCATTACCAGTTTTTGGTGTTGGAGTTGCTTTTATTGATGAAAGTTCCATTTTTACTGTTCCTGAAGATGAAGTAACTAAAGGAATTGAAGATATCAGGTTGATTGTTTCAAGTCTAACGCCCCCAACCAAAGAATTGCATGTTGTTCCTATTGAAAGTCTCTATTCTTCAGATTCCAATGATGGAAGTgacagattaaaaaaattactagatGCTGTTTGTGATGCCACTGGTAAAGAAGATCTTCTGGTATATCTACGAATGCTATCCTTACAAAAG ATTGCCTCTGAAAATGGATACAACAGACTTGTATTAGGATCATGTACATCGAGGATTGCCTGCCATGTTCTTACAGCTACGGTCAAG GGCCATGGATACTCTTTACCCGCAGATATACAGTATGTTGATTCAAGATGGGGGGTCCCAGTAGTGCTTCCACTTCGTGACTGTCTTATACAGGAGCTCAACATGCTTTGCCACCTTGATGG CCTAAAGACGGTGGAGTTGAATAAAAATCCTTCCTCTAGCATCAATGGTTTGGTATCGTCATTTGTCACGTTATTGCAG GAAGAAAATCCTTCTCGAGAATGCACAATTGTGAGAACAGCTGGAAAGCTTACTCCATTTCATTTCAACAGAATTCCCGAGATCAACGACAGTAATGTTCCTTTGGCAACCCAAAGGCGTCAAAAGAGATATAATCTTAAGCCTACTGAATCTATTTCCTCGGAATCATTTTGTCCAATCTGCAATAGCCCACTTAGCAAATCTGATTTGCTAAGTTTTAAAAATGTCGAGAGCTGCGACACAAATTCTGTTCTTTTTAGTGCTGCATGCTGTTCGAGTTGTCGCTTTCAGATACTTCCCAAGGATCCGTCATCAGTTGGGGATTTTTATTCGCTTTTACCTCAGCCAGTAGTTGCCCGAGCAAAGTGTGGCAGCGCTGACAATTATAGTCTGCTAAG
- the LOC107431710 gene encoding cytoplasmic tRNA 2-thiolation protein 2 isoform X1, translated as MDLDKKPNLTMTNKKGSKALRPNSSLLAIEAELCGAFNMACNGSDSGCRSNCYRNRDEEDEEVAAVPSPETKPVANGNNQGLCIKCKANQPMSFAGRRTDDDARFCGDCFRSNLFGKFRLAVTSNAMICPTDNVLVAFSGGASSRVALQFVHEMQHKAQKNFDASRDRSLPVFGVGVAFIDESSIFTVPEDEVTKGIEDIRLIVSSLTPPTKELHVVPIESLYSSDSNDGSDRLKKLLDAVCDATGKEDLLVYLRMLSLQKIASENGYNRLVLGSCTSRIACHVLTATVKVRTFFQQGHGYSLPADIQYVDSRWGVPVVLPLRDCLIQELNMLCHLDGLKTVELNKNPSSSINGLVSSFVTLLQEENPSRECTIVRTAGKLTPFHFNRIPEINDSNVPLATQRRQKRYNLKPTESISSESFCPICNSPLSKSDLLSFKNVESCDTNSVLFSAACCSSCRFQILPKDPSSVGDFYSLLPQPVVARAKCGSADNYSLLREQIKDCILSDSEDET; from the exons ATGGATTTGGACAAAAAGCCCAATTTGACAATGACCAACAAAAAAGGGTCAAAAGCCCTACGCCCAAACTCATCGCTCCTCGCCATTGAAGCTGAGCTGTGCGGAGCTTTTAACATGGCGTGCAATGGTTCTGATTCTGGCTGCCGATCCAATTGCTATCGAAACagagatgaagaagatgaagaagtggCGGCCGTTCCCTCACCAGAGACTAAACCAGTTGCTAATGGTAATAACCAAGGTCTATGCATTAAGTGCAAGGCCAACCAGCCTATGTCTTTCGCAGGCCGTCGCACCGATGATGACGCACGCTTCTGCGGTGACTGCTTTCGAAGCAATCTTTTCGGCAAGTTTAGGCTGGCCGTTACCTCCAACGCCATGATTTGTCCCACTGATAACGTCCTCGTTGCCTTTTCTGGAGGCGCTTCTTCCAG AGTTGCTTTGCAGTTCGTACATGAGATGCAACATAAAGCACAGAAGAATTTCGATGCGAGTAGGGATAGATCATTACCAGTTTTTGGTGTTGGAGTTGCTTTTATTGATGAAAGTTCCATTTTTACTGTTCCTGAAGATGAAGTAACTAAAGGAATTGAAGATATCAGGTTGATTGTTTCAAGTCTAACGCCCCCAACCAAAGAATTGCATGTTGTTCCTATTGAAAGTCTCTATTCTTCAGATTCCAATGATGGAAGTgacagattaaaaaaattactagatGCTGTTTGTGATGCCACTGGTAAAGAAGATCTTCTGGTATATCTACGAATGCTATCCTTACAAAAG ATTGCCTCTGAAAATGGATACAACAGACTTGTATTAGGATCATGTACATCGAGGATTGCCTGCCATGTTCTTACAGCTACGGTCAAG GTACGTACTTTCTTTCAACAGGGCCATGGATACTCTTTACCCGCAGATATACAGTATGTTGATTCAAGATGGGGGGTCCCAGTAGTGCTTCCACTTCGTGACTGTCTTATACAGGAGCTCAACATGCTTTGCCACCTTGATGG CCTAAAGACGGTGGAGTTGAATAAAAATCCTTCCTCTAGCATCAATGGTTTGGTATCGTCATTTGTCACGTTATTGCAG GAAGAAAATCCTTCTCGAGAATGCACAATTGTGAGAACAGCTGGAAAGCTTACTCCATTTCATTTCAACAGAATTCCCGAGATCAACGACAGTAATGTTCCTTTGGCAACCCAAAGGCGTCAAAAGAGATATAATCTTAAGCCTACTGAATCTATTTCCTCGGAATCATTTTGTCCAATCTGCAATAGCCCACTTAGCAAATCTGATTTGCTAAGTTTTAAAAATGTCGAGAGCTGCGACACAAATTCTGTTCTTTTTAGTGCTGCATGCTGTTCGAGTTGTCGCTTTCAGATACTTCCCAAGGATCCGTCATCAGTTGGGGATTTTTATTCGCTTTTACCTCAGCCAGTAGTTGCCCGAGCAAAGTGTGGCAGCGCTGACAATTATAGTCTGCTAAG